A stretch of the Phycisphaerales bacterium genome encodes the following:
- a CDS encoding prepilin-type N-terminal cleavage/methylation domain-containing protein, which yields MACMPIIQRRNGLPKRRTVALLNRGFSLIELVVVISVSTVLTGLLLPALSKVQEGANRVYCASNQRQLGQAMFLFAHDRNGKLPKSEIAASGTHPWDLTAVTESTHGGHRWDGIGWLYAHNYCRTPNCFYCPSHGGNHAYEEYEITWREIGQVGAWTRPSREIQTNYHYAGDVDWVTKRPRRLSEGSKLVLLADGLREFEDLNHTAGVNVLRGDGSVQYVNSPRIRELLWESTIPLIRSVSSFNELWDLISEKQAQQPLAGARD from the coding sequence ATGGCTTGTATGCCGATTATTCAGAGACGTAATGGATTGCCTAAGCGGCGAACAGTTGCATTGCTGAATCGCGGTTTTAGCCTCATCGAACTTGTCGTCGTCATCAGCGTTTCGACAGTTTTGACTGGCCTCCTTCTTCCAGCATTATCAAAGGTTCAGGAAGGCGCGAATCGCGTTTACTGTGCATCGAATCAGCGCCAGTTGGGGCAGGCGATGTTCCTTTTCGCACACGATCGTAATGGCAAATTACCAAAGAGCGAGATCGCTGCATCTGGCACACACCCATGGGATCTAACAGCGGTAACCGAGTCCACTCATGGTGGACATCGCTGGGATGGCATCGGTTGGTTATATGCACATAACTACTGCCGCACACCAAACTGTTTCTATTGTCCAAGCCATGGTGGCAATCATGCTTATGAAGAGTACGAAATTACTTGGCGTGAGATTGGCCAGGTGGGCGCATGGACACGGCCAAGTCGAGAAATCCAAACCAACTATCACTATGCAGGTGATGTTGATTGGGTAACCAAGCGACCTCGAAGATTGTCCGAAGGTTCGAAGCTGGTTCTATTGGCGGATGGCCTCAGAGAATTTGAGGATCTCAACCACACCGCAGGTGTGAATGTTCTTCGCGGCGACGGCAGTGTGCAATATGTGAATTCTCCGCGGATCAGAGAGCTGCTCTGGGAGTCAACGATTCCACTCATTCGGTCGGTCAGTTCATTCAATGAATTGTGGGATCTTATTAGTGAAAAGCAGGCTCAGCAGCCACTTGCCGGGGCACGCGATTAA
- a CDS encoding SLC13 family permease — protein sequence MDFSTWFTILVICLVMASIISNRVGVDVAMVGGLTLLIIGQVVDPQTAIRGFADPAVVMIGSLFVIAAGIRETGALESLSHLLLGRPKSVARAQARMMGPVAVLSGFMNNTPIVAMYLPIIADWARRLKISPSKLYMPLSFAAIMGSKITLIGTASNIIVMDLYNSYINQEIDMGSTIEPMSPVLQFWGIAILGVPALIIGTFMIVWLSPFLLKERKSPLATVDEARQYQLEMEVRPDSTIVGRSIENAGLRHLPGLYLAQIDRGNQSLPAVGPEEILQAGDRLGFVGVLDSVMDLRKIKGLVPATDQVEKIESPVNARLLVEAVVSARSPLVRQTVRESRFRTTYNAAIIAVHRAGAQIQRKVGDITLQPGDTLLLDTHDGFVDAYCNSDDFYLISEVADSRPVRHERGIIALMILALMVILMNVLSQAWVAALVCAMLMIVTRCVTGTVARSSINWQVLLVIGAALGIGTAVSETGLLSTFADDWLASCSPAGGFVVLLVLFSMAAIVAQFITNYGAAALLFPIAMESAATMGASPVPFVFTLMMGAGCSFMSPVTYQTNLMVYGPGGYRFTDYLRLGIPLSVITALITAAIASVAFPLHLPG from the coding sequence ATGGACTTCTCCACCTGGTTTACCATTCTGGTCATCTGCCTCGTCATGGCTTCGATCATCTCTAATCGAGTTGGTGTCGATGTCGCTATGGTCGGTGGCCTTACGCTCCTCATCATTGGCCAGGTTGTGGATCCTCAAACAGCCATCCGTGGATTCGCCGACCCGGCAGTCGTCATGATCGGATCGCTCTTTGTCATCGCAGCTGGTATACGAGAAACGGGAGCCCTGGAATCTCTGTCGCACCTTTTACTAGGACGCCCTAAGTCGGTTGCGCGCGCGCAAGCAAGAATGATGGGGCCTGTTGCAGTGCTGTCGGGGTTCATGAACAACACGCCCATTGTGGCCATGTATCTGCCAATCATTGCAGACTGGGCACGACGTCTAAAGATAAGCCCATCGAAGTTGTATATGCCTCTATCGTTTGCTGCGATTATGGGTAGCAAGATCACGTTGATTGGGACCGCTTCCAATATCATCGTGATGGACTTGTATAACAGTTACATAAACCAAGAAATTGATATGGGGAGCACCATCGAACCAATGAGTCCAGTGCTTCAATTCTGGGGCATTGCCATATTGGGCGTACCAGCACTGATCATCGGTACTTTTATGATTGTCTGGCTTTCGCCGTTTCTATTGAAAGAGCGGAAGAGTCCACTCGCTACGGTTGATGAGGCGAGGCAATATCAGCTCGAAATGGAAGTACGTCCTGACTCAACCATCGTTGGCCGTTCAATTGAAAACGCTGGGCTACGACACCTGCCTGGACTTTACCTCGCCCAAATCGATCGTGGCAATCAGTCGCTGCCCGCGGTTGGGCCAGAAGAAATACTTCAAGCTGGCGACCGCCTGGGCTTTGTCGGTGTCTTAGATTCAGTTATGGATCTACGCAAGATCAAAGGATTAGTGCCCGCCACAGATCAAGTTGAGAAGATTGAGTCGCCGGTAAACGCGAGACTGCTTGTTGAAGCAGTTGTCTCAGCACGCTCACCATTAGTCCGTCAAACTGTTCGCGAAAGTCGATTTCGCACGACGTATAACGCTGCAATTATTGCTGTTCACCGAGCTGGCGCCCAGATTCAGCGAAAAGTCGGCGACATTACATTGCAACCTGGAGATACGCTGCTCCTAGATACGCATGATGGCTTCGTAGATGCGTATTGCAATAGCGACGACTTTTATCTGATTTCCGAAGTCGCTGATTCCCGCCCAGTTCGTCACGAACGTGGAATCATCGCACTCATGATCCTCGCTCTGATGGTGATTCTGATGAACGTACTTTCACAAGCATGGGTCGCTGCATTAGTTTGCGCCATGTTGATGATCGTCACACGTTGTGTCACTGGAACCGTTGCTCGAAGTAGCATTAACTGGCAAGTACTCCTCGTCATCGGCGCGGCTTTGGGTATTGGTACCGCTGTCAGCGAAACTGGCCTCCTGTCGACTTTTGCTGATGATTGGCTGGCTTCATGTTCACCGGCCGGGGGCTTTGTCGTTCTATTAGTGCTGTTTTCAATGGCCGCCATTGTCGCTCAGTTCATAACCAACTACGGCGCTGCAGCACTGCTCTTCCCAATTGCAATGGAAAGTGCCGCCACGATGGGCGCTAGTCCAGTTCCATTTGTCTTTACACTGATGATGGGTGCTGGATGTAGTTTCATGTCTCCCGTGACCTATCAGACCAATCTCATGGTGTATGGCCCCGGCGGCTATCGATTTACCGACTACCTGCGACTTGGCATACCATTGTCAGTTATCACTGCTCTTATCACTGCTGCTATTGCCTCAGTGGCATTCCCACTCCATCTTCCTGGTTAA
- the atpA gene encoding F0F1 ATP synthase subunit alpha, whose translation MKIKTDEITSVIKQEIEQFSSELEISEVGRVVEVGDGIARIYGLSNAMAGELLEFETSEGVIMGQAMNLELDTVGAVIYGNYLHIREGDTVKSTGRLLEIPVGEELLGRVVDPLGNPLDGAGAINTTKTRKLDIVAPGIAFRQPVTEPLQTGIKAIDSMIPVGRGQRELVIGDRKTGKTAVCLDTIINQKQYWGTPEAVVCIYVAVGQKESTVAGVIETLREHGAMDYTIVVTAGASDPAPIQYIAPYAGCAIGEHFMWQGKEGKTPKHVLCVYDDLSKQAIAYRQLSLLLRRPPGREAYPGDVFYLHSRLLERATKLSDEEGGGSLTALPIIETQEGDVSAYIPTNVISITDGQIYLQPELFAAGVRPAINVGISVSRVGGNAQIKAMKEVAGSLRLDLAAFRELEAFAQLGTELDVSSQRQLDRGSVMVELLKQGQYQPFEVIDQCISIFAGANGFLDDLNKNDVPSFEASLLEYMHGPGKELREKLVSSRSFKGLEDDFKGMLTDFKSSWSPSE comes from the coding sequence GTGAAGATCAAGACTGACGAAATCACCTCTGTCATCAAACAGGAAATCGAGCAGTTCTCTAGTGAGTTAGAGATCTCTGAGGTTGGCCGGGTGGTTGAGGTAGGTGATGGCATTGCGCGTATCTATGGCCTCTCCAATGCAATGGCGGGCGAGCTACTCGAATTTGAAACCTCTGAAGGTGTCATCATGGGACAGGCCATGAACCTGGAACTCGACACCGTTGGCGCGGTTATTTACGGCAACTACCTCCATATCCGTGAAGGTGATACCGTCAAATCAACTGGCCGATTACTTGAGATCCCCGTTGGTGAAGAATTGCTAGGCCGGGTGGTTGACCCCTTGGGCAATCCTCTTGATGGGGCTGGTGCAATCAACACCACAAAGACCCGTAAGCTCGATATTGTGGCACCCGGCATCGCCTTCCGCCAACCTGTGACAGAACCACTTCAAACAGGCATCAAGGCAATTGACTCCATGATTCCTGTGGGACGTGGCCAGCGTGAGTTGGTTATTGGTGACCGAAAGACAGGTAAGACTGCTGTTTGCCTGGACACCATCATCAATCAGAAACAGTATTGGGGAACGCCTGAGGCTGTGGTCTGCATTTACGTCGCAGTTGGGCAGAAAGAATCGACTGTTGCGGGTGTTATCGAAACGCTTCGTGAACATGGCGCTATGGACTATACGATTGTCGTGACTGCGGGCGCTTCAGACCCTGCCCCTATTCAATACATCGCACCGTATGCCGGCTGTGCTATCGGCGAACACTTTATGTGGCAGGGCAAAGAAGGCAAGACACCTAAACATGTGCTCTGTGTGTATGACGATCTTTCCAAACAGGCCATCGCCTACCGTCAGCTTTCGCTCTTGCTACGTCGACCTCCAGGTCGTGAAGCATATCCAGGCGACGTCTTCTACCTCCATAGTCGACTACTAGAACGGGCGACTAAGCTTTCTGACGAAGAAGGTGGCGGCTCACTCACAGCACTCCCCATCATTGAGACGCAAGAGGGTGATGTGTCTGCTTACATTCCTACCAATGTGATTTCGATCACTGATGGACAAATCTACTTGCAACCAGAGCTCTTTGCCGCTGGCGTACGCCCAGCTATCAACGTGGGTATTTCGGTGAGCCGTGTAGGTGGCAATGCACAGATTAAAGCGATGAAAGAAGTTGCGGGTTCACTTCGACTTGACCTTGCGGCCTTCCGCGAGCTTGAGGCATTCGCACAATTGGGAACCGAACTTGATGTCTCCAGTCAGCGACAGCTTGACCGTGGTTCAGTGATGGTTGAATTACTCAAACAAGGCCAGTACCAGCCGTTTGAGGTCATCGACCAGTGCATTTCGATTTTCGCTGGAGCCAATGGGTTTCTCGATGATCTGAATAAGAATGACGTGCCGTCTTTTGAGGCATCACTACTGGAGTACATGCACGGCCCCGGCAAAGAACTGCGAGAGAAATTGGTCAGCAGCAGATCCTTCAAGGGCCTCGAGGATGACTTCAAGGGTATGCTGACTGACTTCAAGAGCAGTTGGTCGCCATCTGAATAG
- a CDS encoding sigma-70 family RNA polymerase sigma factor encodes MSQEDWMLMHRVAAGDEGAIGDLYDRFNALVFKVARQFLSSQPEAEDAVQEVFIRLWQTADRYDPRRAKLVTWVMLIARRHLIDQLRRKAVRPSPGVLEEDLAASRHDDRPEKKTNDEEWRSSLRKRVGELPEMQRVVIERAYLQGYTLREVSVQLNAPLGTVKSALSRGLIKLRESRSAEWAV; translated from the coding sequence ATGAGTCAAGAAGACTGGATGCTGATGCATCGTGTTGCTGCTGGCGATGAAGGCGCCATTGGTGATCTCTATGATCGGTTCAATGCTCTTGTATTCAAGGTGGCCCGCCAGTTTCTCTCTAGTCAGCCTGAGGCTGAGGATGCTGTTCAAGAGGTATTCATCCGACTCTGGCAAACGGCTGATCGATACGATCCCCGAAGAGCCAAGCTCGTGACATGGGTCATGTTAATTGCTCGGCGACATTTGATTGACCAACTTCGACGAAAAGCGGTGCGCCCCTCACCAGGAGTGCTGGAGGAAGATTTAGCCGCTTCTCGCCATGACGATAGACCGGAAAAGAAGACGAACGATGAGGAGTGGAGAAGTTCGTTACGGAAGCGAGTTGGAGAACTGCCTGAAATGCAACGAGTTGTGATTGAGCGGGCATATTTACAGGGTTACACTTTACGAGAGGTCAGCGTTCAGTTAAATGCACCTCTCGGCACAGTTAAATCAGCATTGAGCCGTGGGCTCATTAAATTAAGAGAAAGTCGATCAGCCGAGTGGGCTGTATAA
- a CDS encoding ABC-F family ATP-binding cassette domain-containing protein — MSLATLTNVVCRFGTNEVLSGVTMAIERSQRIGLVGRNGTGKSTLLNILSGQVPCDSGSVEVQRGLTIGALAQERFFDPSDTVLSAAGRAFARTSELKDQLAALFEEMAHAEGAKLDALMRQQVTLEEQLEVAGGYVTEHRVEAMLHGLGFATNQFDQKVTVLSGGQLARLALAQLLLESPDILVLDEPTNHLDIEARKWLEDFLIDSQFAAIVLVTHDRWLLDRVVDKIIEVDNGRLFEYPGHFSNYLEQRSLQRTTLSRQYTKQMTRVRQEEGYIRRYKAGQRSKQAKGRESRLDRFRKEEMIDRPRELDVIKLKIPEAPRSGDQVVVAQEISKSFGDLKLFQDLSLTITRGDRVGIIGPNGVGKTTLIRCLLGQEQVTQGEVRPGSRLSTGYFKQVHDGLDLSLSIWRAIQITVEHESNGRDVTEQQARDLAGGFLFSGEEQDQPLHLLSGGERARVRLAGLLGSPHNLLVMDEPSNHLDIPAAARLEEALAIESGFSGTLLLITHDRALLQATCTRLIIFDINGEVTLFTGTYEQWLSQTEKVVDKEKGSPSPGKRDRKKSSVQNAGRQASEKASTSGQSNLSHLSLKKLEDRIETFESDIKKIDQELSQPDIYTNPERCRDLTAMRERLVVKLLPYEAEWSERGGAA; from the coding sequence ATGTCACTGGCAACATTAACGAACGTGGTTTGCAGATTTGGCACGAACGAGGTGTTAAGTGGCGTCACTATGGCCATCGAACGCTCACAGCGGATTGGGCTGGTGGGGCGAAATGGTACGGGCAAGAGCACGCTGTTAAATATTCTCAGTGGCCAAGTTCCATGTGATTCGGGCAGCGTTGAGGTGCAACGGGGTCTGACCATCGGTGCGCTGGCTCAGGAGCGATTCTTTGATCCGAGTGATACCGTGCTTTCCGCAGCCGGGCGTGCCTTTGCTCGAACATCTGAATTGAAGGATCAACTGGCGGCACTATTTGAAGAGATGGCCCATGCGGAGGGTGCAAAGCTCGATGCGCTAATGCGCCAGCAGGTGACCCTAGAAGAGCAGCTCGAGGTCGCTGGTGGCTATGTGACGGAGCACCGCGTAGAAGCAATGCTCCATGGACTTGGGTTTGCTACCAATCAATTTGATCAGAAAGTCACGGTTCTCTCAGGTGGACAACTAGCGCGGCTCGCATTAGCTCAATTACTACTTGAATCGCCCGACATTCTTGTGCTTGATGAACCAACGAATCACCTCGATATTGAAGCGAGAAAGTGGCTAGAAGATTTTCTTATAGATTCACAGTTTGCCGCCATCGTCTTAGTGACCCATGATCGTTGGTTGCTCGATCGAGTGGTCGACAAAATTATCGAAGTCGACAACGGCCGCCTGTTTGAATACCCAGGTCATTTTTCAAATTATCTTGAGCAGCGCTCCCTGCAGCGCACAACCCTCAGCCGACAGTACACCAAACAGATGACGCGAGTCCGTCAAGAGGAAGGTTACATACGCCGATACAAAGCAGGCCAAAGATCGAAGCAAGCCAAGGGGCGTGAGTCACGCCTTGATCGTTTTCGAAAAGAGGAGATGATCGATCGTCCCAGAGAATTGGATGTGATTAAGCTGAAGATTCCCGAAGCGCCGCGTAGTGGCGATCAGGTTGTTGTTGCGCAGGAGATTTCTAAGTCATTTGGTGATCTCAAGCTCTTCCAAGATCTGTCCTTGACCATTACGCGAGGTGATCGGGTAGGCATTATTGGCCCCAATGGAGTTGGAAAGACAACACTGATCAGATGCTTACTTGGTCAGGAGCAGGTCACACAGGGTGAAGTGCGGCCGGGAAGCCGGCTCAGCACGGGTTATTTCAAGCAAGTTCATGATGGTCTTGACCTCTCCCTCTCGATATGGCGAGCGATTCAGATAACCGTTGAGCATGAGTCAAATGGCCGTGATGTCACAGAGCAGCAAGCCAGAGATCTTGCTGGAGGGTTTCTCTTCAGTGGAGAAGAGCAGGATCAACCATTGCACTTACTGTCTGGGGGTGAGCGGGCCAGAGTGCGTCTGGCTGGTTTGTTGGGCTCACCTCACAATTTACTTGTCATGGATGAACCATCGAATCACCTTGATATTCCTGCGGCAGCTCGTCTCGAAGAGGCCTTGGCAATTGAGAGCGGTTTTTCGGGCACGTTACTTCTGATCACACATGATCGAGCGCTCTTGCAAGCGACTTGTACACGTTTGATTATCTTTGATATCAATGGTGAGGTGACGTTGTTTACAGGAACCTACGAACAGTGGTTATCTCAAACCGAAAAAGTCGTGGACAAGGAGAAGGGGTCGCCGTCACCTGGTAAGCGAGACCGAAAAAAGAGCAGCGTGCAAAATGCCGGCCGGCAGGCTTCAGAGAAGGCAAGCACATCAGGCCAGAGCAATCTTTCACATCTCAGCCTCAAGAAGCTTGAGGATCGCATAGAGACGTTTGAGTCTGATATTAAGAAAATTGATCAAGAACTCTCGCAGCCAGATATCTACACGAACCCCGAGCGATGCCGGGATTTAACCGCCATGCGAGAGAGGTTAGTTGTAAAACTTCTGCCTTATGAGGCTGAGTGGTCGGAACGCGGAGGAGCCGCGTAG
- a CDS encoding MFS transporter encodes MQLSVFRLVKTFVASFHPKQMPELSRHAYQKELIAWSLLPLMTGAAEGKVVGVIVKNAYAGVVSDGLLNLIVAILIASKAFANITSLGWAGMSAGKHKIQFANMLMFITVLLVAAMALAPFNALGVWIFLVGVIGVRICWTGVVTIRTSVWAANYPQHERGRITSRLFILHTLPVAGISAVIGQAMDWNANAFRIIFPLVAIAGTFGALAYGGVKVRGHKALRAAERKNAGIGIKSSLRQGLKILNSDRLFRRFVLTQFVFGFGNLMAMAPLVIILKDQFELAYFGSLMLLMTIPIVVMMLCIGLWSRLLDKVHIIKFRRIHSWTFVITILLMFIATVTSSPFSLWIASIMLGVAQGGGILAWNLGHHDFAPLEKSGQYMGVHVTLFGIRGILAPLAGVGLYQALASWPTWDGPVVFAVSAAISASGAIGFLLISPPNRSQQRASAVLPGSSQDAAD; translated from the coding sequence ATGCAACTGAGTGTTTTTCGCCTGGTTAAAACATTTGTCGCCTCGTTTCATCCAAAACAGATGCCCGAGCTCAGTCGTCACGCTTACCAGAAGGAGCTTATTGCTTGGTCTTTGTTACCGTTGATGACTGGCGCCGCTGAAGGCAAGGTCGTTGGCGTCATCGTTAAGAATGCCTACGCAGGTGTGGTCTCTGATGGACTGCTCAATCTGATTGTGGCGATTCTCATCGCATCTAAGGCGTTTGCCAATATCACCAGCCTCGGCTGGGCTGGAATGAGTGCTGGAAAGCACAAAATTCAGTTCGCCAACATGCTCATGTTTATCACTGTGCTGCTTGTTGCAGCCATGGCCCTGGCGCCTTTTAACGCCCTCGGTGTGTGGATCTTCCTGGTGGGCGTCATTGGCGTGCGCATCTGCTGGACTGGCGTAGTCACCATTCGTACCAGTGTCTGGGCAGCGAACTACCCACAGCACGAACGTGGCCGAATTACCAGCCGCCTGTTTATTCTCCACACGCTACCGGTTGCGGGTATCAGCGCCGTGATAGGTCAGGCGATGGACTGGAATGCTAATGCTTTCCGAATCATCTTCCCGCTTGTCGCCATCGCAGGAACATTTGGCGCCTTAGCATATGGAGGCGTCAAGGTTCGCGGTCATAAAGCACTGCGAGCAGCCGAACGCAAAAATGCAGGGATTGGCATTAAGTCATCACTTCGACAAGGATTGAAAATCCTCAACAGTGATCGTTTATTTCGGCGCTTTGTACTAACGCAATTCGTTTTTGGTTTTGGCAATCTCATGGCAATGGCGCCACTCGTGATCATATTGAAAGATCAATTTGAGCTCGCATATTTCGGATCACTCATGCTGCTGATGACGATACCGATTGTTGTCATGATGCTCTGTATTGGTCTTTGGTCGCGGCTCTTGGACAAAGTACACATCATTAAGTTCCGGCGAATTCACAGTTGGACCTTTGTGATCACCATTTTGCTCATGTTCATAGCCACGGTAACGTCTTCCCCATTTTCACTTTGGATTGCTTCCATCATGCTTGGTGTGGCACAAGGTGGTGGTATTTTGGCGTGGAACCTCGGGCACCATGACTTTGCCCCATTGGAAAAGAGTGGGCAATATATGGGTGTCCACGTCACCCTATTTGGCATTCGAGGAATACTGGCGCCTTTGGCGGGCGTTGGCCTTTATCAGGCCTTAGCAAGCTGGCCCACATGGGATGGACCAGTGGTCTTTGCTGTCAGCGCTGCCATTAGTGCCTCTGGCGCTATTGGATTCCTGCTTATATCTCCACCGAACCGGTCTCAGCAGCGAGCATCGGCCGTTCTACCTGGCTCGAGCCAAGACGCTGCAGATTGA
- a CDS encoding HIT domain-containing protein has protein sequence MQGEQLWAPWRATYLRDLKYKADASGKEVASIDNFLATYWLTPEKDQEHLVIHRNDFGMILLNRFPYTCGHLLVAIGEPRPTLLDYDADQRRAFWDLIELATALVHATLNPQGINFGINEGAAAGAGLPEHLHAHLVPRWNGDTNFITVVGDVRVMPDSLQKIATDYRQQLASLLLDT, from the coding sequence ATGCAAGGCGAACAACTCTGGGCTCCCTGGCGAGCAACCTATCTTCGTGACCTGAAATATAAAGCGGACGCTTCAGGGAAAGAAGTGGCCAGTATTGATAATTTCTTGGCCACCTATTGGCTAACTCCTGAAAAAGATCAGGAGCATCTGGTCATCCATCGCAATGATTTTGGAATGATCTTACTGAATCGATTTCCTTATACATGCGGGCATCTTCTTGTTGCAATAGGAGAGCCACGTCCCACCCTTCTCGATTATGACGCCGATCAGCGCCGCGCATTCTGGGATCTGATTGAACTAGCAACAGCACTGGTACATGCCACACTGAACCCACAGGGCATCAACTTCGGCATCAATGAAGGTGCTGCTGCGGGGGCTGGTTTGCCTGAACATCTTCACGCCCATTTGGTACCAAGGTGGAACGGTGATACCAACTTCATCACTGTTGTTGGTGATGTACGAGTCATGCCTGACTCACTCCAGAAGATCGCGACAGACTATCGTCAGCAATTAGCCTCACTTCTTCTTGATACCTAA
- a CDS encoding 3'(2'),5'-bisphosphate nucleotidase produces the protein MNQQHSLLQAALSAVATGCGAAKHVQRELESVREVTKDDRSPVTVADFAVQALVWMSLNESLDAPLIVGEESADLLRNVNQAAVLDAVVSTVKSARSDVTTAQVLDAIDACNHDGTADSYWTLDPIDGTKGFLRQQQFAIALGYIEHGEVVLGVMGCPSLPVDHAAPLDTADSEGVLYAASKGAGAWEYPACDPQCTPRQVHANSWSAGQTTRTCESVESGHSKQDETAAVLKKLGSPSAPVRLDSQCKYALVARNQADAYLRMPTRKGYVEKIWDHAAGMIIATEAGALVSDVTGAPLDFTQGATLQNNRGVICAVPGLHESIIEIISALGVGAGA, from the coding sequence ATGAATCAGCAGCACTCTTTGCTGCAGGCTGCATTGAGCGCGGTTGCCACGGGATGTGGCGCTGCCAAACATGTTCAACGTGAGCTTGAGTCAGTTCGAGAAGTAACCAAGGATGATCGAAGCCCTGTGACTGTGGCAGACTTTGCGGTTCAAGCCTTGGTTTGGATGAGCCTCAATGAGAGTCTCGACGCACCGTTAATTGTGGGTGAGGAAAGCGCTGATCTCTTACGAAATGTCAATCAGGCAGCCGTGTTGGACGCCGTCGTTTCAACTGTAAAATCTGCTCGGTCTGACGTAACGACTGCACAAGTACTTGATGCTATTGATGCCTGTAACCACGATGGCACAGCTGATAGCTACTGGACCCTTGATCCAATTGATGGAACCAAGGGCTTCTTACGGCAACAACAATTTGCAATTGCACTGGGCTATATCGAACATGGTGAAGTCGTGCTTGGTGTGATGGGTTGCCCAAGCTTACCGGTTGATCACGCGGCACCACTCGATACTGCTGATTCAGAAGGTGTTCTGTATGCAGCAAGTAAAGGTGCCGGAGCATGGGAATATCCGGCCTGCGATCCGCAATGCACACCACGTCAGGTTCATGCCAATAGCTGGTCTGCCGGGCAAACCACGCGCACTTGTGAATCTGTTGAATCTGGTCACTCTAAACAGGATGAGACCGCTGCTGTACTGAAGAAACTCGGCTCACCCTCAGCACCGGTCCGCCTTGATAGCCAATGTAAATATGCCTTAGTCGCTCGCAATCAGGCAGATGCTTATCTTCGTATGCCAACTCGCAAGGGATATGTTGAGAAAATATGGGATCATGCTGCTGGCATGATCATTGCAACTGAGGCCGGCGCTCTCGTATCTGACGTGACTGGTGCCCCCCTTGATTTCACACAGGGAGCAACCCTTCAGAACAATCGAGGGGTGATTTGTGCCGTCCCTGGACTCCATGAGAGCATCATCGAGATAATCAGTGCCCTTGGTGTTGGTGCTGGAGCATAG